Genomic window (Pradoshia sp. D12):
GATGGCGATAGAAGATAAATCCTGCCAGGAAGATAATTAGGATTAACATGGAAGGATCTCCGCTAAACATGGCATAAATAAGTGCCACAACTGCAATCAACATAGAAGATAAGGACACGATTTTAGTTAGGTATAAGAATACAAAAAAGCATGCAACTAGAATCACAAATAAAAGTGGATCGTATCCGAGCAAAATACCTCCGGATGTAGCTACAGCTTTACCGCCTCTGAATCCGGCAAATATAGGGTACATATGGCCGATAACTGCCAATAAGCCGCATATCAACGGAATAGCAATCCAACTTGGCCATTGATCAGCTTGTATATTAAATATGTATGGCAATAAGGTGGCCAAAGTACCTTTTAAGATATCTATAGTTGTAACGATAATTCCGGCTTTTTTCCCAAGTGTCCGGAATGTATTGGTTCCTCCTAAGTTTCCGCTGCCATGCTCACGTATATCAGTGTTATAAAAAACTTTTCCTATAATTAAGCCTGAAGGTATTGAACCTAGCAAATAGGCCAATATAAACAAAAAATATAACATATAAACAGTTCCTTTCTTACACTACTGGTTAATATATTTTAACATGTACCTGCAAAAAGAAAATAAAAAAATTATTTTTATTAACTTCCCTATTCTGAGCTGACCGTTTATTCTATAATAGCCTATAGGTATACATAAGGATAAATTTTATTATTGAAAGGGGCTATATTCATGATAGAAAATCCAAGCAGAGATGAAATTGGTCTCCTCTTAAAAAAAGCGAAACGAATAGCTGTCGTTGGTCTTTCTGATAATCCGGAACGGACATCTTACATGGTATCTAAGGCCATGCAGGATAATGGATATGAAATTATCCCGGTCAATCCTTCAGTGGATAGTGTTTTGGGTGTAAAGGCGGTTGCGACATTGAAGGATATTGAAGGGCATGTAGATATTGTCAATGTTTTTCGCCGATCTGAATATGTGATGGATCTGGC
Coding sequences:
- the plsY gene encoding glycerol-3-phosphate 1-O-acyltransferase PlsY, which codes for MLYFLFILAYLLGSIPSGLIIGKVFYNTDIREHGSGNLGGTNTFRTLGKKAGIIVTTIDILKGTLATLLPYIFNIQADQWPSWIAIPLICGLLAVIGHMYPIFAGFRGGKAVATSGGILLGYDPLLFVILVACFFVFLYLTKIVSLSSMLIAVVALIYAMFSGDPSMLILIIFLAGFIFYRHRANIKRIINKTEPKVNLFKR
- a CDS encoding CoA-binding protein; the protein is MIENPSRDEIGLLLKKAKRIAVVGLSDNPERTSYMVSKAMQDNGYEIIPVNPSVDSVLGVKAVATLKDIEGHVDIVNVFRRSEYVMDLAKEFLEIDADIFWTQLGVIDEEAFQMLKDKDYTVIMDRCIKVEHALTK